One genomic segment of Nitratidesulfovibrio sp. includes these proteins:
- the rimP gene encoding ribosome maturation factor RimP yields the protein MSTHPLRDAVAAIATPLADALGIALWGIEILDGGRMVLRVYVDARPGMPAPEATPADGEAPETAEGATPEHVTIDQCARLSRQLGLALDVEDVVRDAYVLEVSSPGLERPFFEAAQMVPYVGRTIELTLAVPHPEWPGRRKFRGVITRVEDDTLTFLPDTAPRPDEDPAPLSVAWDDVKKANLVHIFPDTTRPQPGGKTGQRKKAQPKKPARGGAPHDDTTD from the coding sequence ATGAGCACGCATCCCCTTCGCGACGCCGTCGCCGCCATCGCCACGCCCCTGGCCGACGCCCTGGGCATTGCCCTGTGGGGCATCGAGATCCTTGACGGGGGGCGCATGGTGCTGCGTGTGTACGTGGACGCCAGGCCCGGCATGCCCGCCCCGGAAGCAACGCCTGCCGACGGCGAAGCCCCCGAAACGGCCGAAGGCGCCACCCCCGAACACGTGACGATAGACCAGTGCGCCCGCCTTTCGCGCCAGCTTGGCCTTGCCCTGGACGTGGAAGACGTGGTCCGCGACGCCTACGTGCTCGAAGTGTCCTCGCCTGGGCTGGAACGTCCCTTCTTCGAGGCCGCCCAGATGGTCCCCTACGTGGGGCGCACCATCGAACTCACCCTTGCGGTGCCCCACCCGGAATGGCCGGGCCGCCGCAAGTTCCGGGGAGTGATCACGCGGGTTGAAGACGACACCCTTACCTTTCTGCCCGACACCGCGCCCCGCCCCGACGAAGACCCCGCCCCCCTCAGCGTGGCGTGGGACGACGTGAAGAAGGCGAACCTCGTTCACATTTTTCCCGACACGACCCGGCCCCAGCCCGGCGGCAAGACCGGCCAGCGCAAGAAGGCGCAGCCCAAGAAGCCCGCACGCGGCGGCGCGCCGCACGACGACACCACGGACTAG
- the flgF gene encoding flagellar basal-body rod protein FlgF, whose protein sequence is MQEGMLSSLFGALTNEHRMNNISNNLANVNTTGYKRDVISFKDTMQLFAHDQIMEPIANVRSKKLFPEPMHVARPRIAVAHTDFEQGSMRYTGNPLDVAVSGNAFFKVRTPEGEFYTRNGNFIQTADGQLVTAMGHAVQGDGGDIALPPGEEVQISDDGQIFAGGALVGQLNMVTVNDLTALEKLGGNMYRLRPGSNAGEVPAEGAYVAQGYLEASNVEVVSEMVNMIEAQRQFEAYQKVMQTTDSIDREATQKVGKKV, encoded by the coding sequence ATGCAAGAAGGCATGTTGTCGAGCCTGTTCGGCGCGCTCACCAACGAGCACCGCATGAACAACATCTCGAACAATCTCGCGAACGTGAACACCACGGGCTACAAGCGCGACGTCATATCCTTCAAGGATACCATGCAACTGTTCGCCCACGACCAGATCATGGAGCCCATAGCCAACGTGCGTTCGAAGAAGCTCTTTCCGGAGCCCATGCACGTGGCCAGGCCGCGCATAGCCGTGGCCCACACCGACTTCGAGCAGGGCAGCATGCGCTACACCGGCAACCCGCTGGACGTGGCCGTGTCCGGCAACGCCTTTTTCAAGGTGCGCACCCCTGAGGGCGAATTCTACACCCGCAACGGCAACTTCATCCAGACCGCCGACGGCCAGTTGGTGACCGCCATGGGCCACGCGGTGCAGGGCGACGGAGGCGACATAGCCCTGCCGCCCGGCGAGGAAGTGCAGATATCCGACGACGGGCAGATATTCGCGGGCGGCGCCCTGGTGGGCCAGTTGAACATGGTCACCGTGAACGACCTGACCGCCCTGGAAAAGCTGGGCGGCAACATGTACCGGCTGCGGCCCGGTTCCAACGCGGGCGAGGTGCCCGCAGAAGGGGCCTACGTGGCCCAGGGCTACCTGGAAGCGTCCAACGTCGAGGTGGTCTCCGAAATGGTGAACATGATCGAAGCCCAACGGCAGTTCGAAGCCTACCAGAAGGTGATGCAGACCACGGATTCCATAGACCGGGAGGCGACCCAGAAGGTGGGCAAGAAGGTCTAG
- the flgG gene encoding flagellar basal-body rod protein FlgG, which translates to MMRSLWTAATGMVAQQLNIDVISNNLANVNTTSFKKSRAEFEDLMYQNMRIAGAATEGDNRIPTGIQVGMGVRPTTVHKFFTQGDYSNTGNSLDLAIEGDGFFLVQVNGEDAYTRAGAFKLNQDGVVVTANGYTLQPEFTVPAETKNITVTENGHISALDTNGDALAEADIPLYTFINPAGLDARGRNLYVPSEASGEAVEGVPGEDNVGTIAQGFLEMSNVEVVDEMVNMIVGQRAYEMNSKAIQTSDTMLQTAVQLKR; encoded by the coding sequence ATGATGCGTTCACTCTGGACGGCCGCCACCGGCATGGTGGCCCAGCAGCTCAACATCGACGTGATTTCCAACAACCTCGCGAACGTGAATACCACGAGCTTCAAGAAAAGCCGCGCGGAGTTCGAGGACCTCATGTACCAGAACATGCGCATCGCCGGTGCCGCCACCGAGGGTGACAACCGCATTCCCACCGGCATTCAGGTGGGTATGGGCGTGCGTCCCACCACGGTGCACAAGTTCTTTACCCAGGGCGACTATTCCAACACCGGCAACTCGCTGGACCTCGCCATCGAAGGCGACGGCTTCTTTCTGGTGCAGGTGAACGGCGAAGACGCCTACACCCGCGCGGGCGCGTTCAAGCTGAACCAGGACGGGGTGGTGGTGACCGCCAACGGCTACACCCTGCAGCCGGAATTCACCGTGCCCGCCGAAACCAAGAACATCACGGTGACGGAAAACGGACACATCTCCGCCCTCGACACGAACGGTGACGCCCTGGCCGAGGCCGACATCCCCCTCTACACCTTCATCAACCCGGCGGGTCTCGATGCGCGGGGGCGCAACCTGTACGTCCCGTCCGAAGCATCGGGCGAGGCGGTGGAAGGGGTGCCCGGCGAAGACAACGTGGGCACCATTGCCCAGGGCTTTCTGGAAATGTCCAACGTCGAGGTGGTGGACGAGATGGTGAACATGATCGTGGGCCAGCGCGCCTACGAAATGAACTCCAAGGCCATCCAGACGTCGGACACCATGTTGCAGACTGCTGTCCAGCTGAAGCGCTAA
- the flgA gene encoding flagellar basal body P-ring formation chaperone FlgA, whose product MIRRRHSESTRHSAVMVSAFAGPVAWLAALALAVGLLAFGLAPARAGTADAGWRIRLLDAAVVSGATVTLGEIAEPVGPIPPQTWRELAATPLWPSPTEPGRPMSVNRPRLQQALREALRDTESLCLYPGTLVLQRGGAVLREGDLRALAVRALTPALAAMPGEASMQDYRLPPYVFLAHPQQQVVVENTLAAPGRNTLRFAVREVDGSTVRKFTGSAFVDVWADVPCAAQPVNKDDVLTPDRITRVRKNLAYLREPAWDGLGGPWRLTRPVGADQVIYQSDLSGVPTVRRGSVVTVLYDSGSVRLQVQGEAMADGGLGETIPVRNMQSKRQIYAAVKDGGTVVVR is encoded by the coding sequence ATGATCCGCCGCCGCCATTCCGAATCCACCCGCCATTCCGCCGTCATGGTGTCCGCATTCGCCGGTCCCGTGGCCTGGCTGGCCGCGCTGGCCCTTGCCGTGGGGCTGCTGGCCTTCGGCCTTGCCCCGGCGCGGGCCGGTACCGCCGACGCGGGCTGGCGCATCCGGCTGCTGGACGCGGCCGTGGTGTCCGGCGCAACGGTGACCCTGGGTGAGATCGCGGAACCGGTGGGGCCCATCCCCCCGCAGACCTGGCGCGAACTGGCCGCCACCCCCCTGTGGCCGTCCCCCACCGAGCCGGGCCGCCCCATGAGCGTCAACCGTCCGCGTCTGCAACAGGCGCTGCGCGAGGCCCTGCGCGATACCGAATCCCTGTGCCTGTACCCCGGCACGCTGGTGCTCCAGCGCGGCGGCGCGGTACTGCGCGAAGGCGACCTGCGCGCCCTGGCCGTCAGAGCTCTGACGCCCGCCCTGGCCGCCATGCCCGGCGAGGCCTCCATGCAGGACTATCGCCTGCCGCCCTATGTCTTTCTGGCCCACCCGCAGCAGCAGGTGGTGGTGGAGAACACCCTGGCCGCCCCCGGTCGCAACACCCTGCGCTTTGCCGTGCGCGAGGTGGATGGCAGCACGGTGCGCAAGTTCACCGGTTCGGCCTTCGTGGATGTATGGGCCGATGTGCCCTGCGCCGCCCAGCCCGTGAACAAGGACGACGTGCTGACCCCCGACAGGATCACCCGCGTGCGCAAGAACCTGGCCTACCTGCGCGAGCCCGCGTGGGACGGGCTGGGCGGCCCGTGGCGCCTGACCCGCCCCGTGGGTGCCGACCAGGTGATCTACCAGAGTGATCTTTCCGGCGTGCCCACCGTGCGGCGCGGCAGCGTGGTGACCGTGTTGTACGATTCCGGATCCGTGCGACTTCAGGTGCAGGGCGAGGCCATGGCTGACGGCGGCCTTGGCGAGACCATTCCCGTGCGCAACATGCAAAGCAAGCGGCAGATCTATGCCGCCGTGAAGGATGGGGGGACGGTGGTGGTCCGCTAG
- a CDS encoding flagellar basal body L-ring protein FlgH, translated as MKRRLLAAGCAMLLLSGCNAARQQPSPVPPVTQPQAYAEPEDTAANPGSLYSESDSEFLFSDNRARRVGDIVLVKVVETDKAKNKADTTADKTSTNELGVSAFFGQSSASINPMNPAGAFGGAVGANPILGSSSTSKHSATGETKRESTVTTTIAARVLRVLPGGLMEVEGARETRVNDETQYIVVSGLVRARDVASDNSVTSSQMANARIEYYGKGTLADKQKPGWFTRLMDNVWPF; from the coding sequence ATGAAACGCAGACTGCTCGCCGCCGGGTGCGCCATGCTGCTGCTTTCCGGGTGCAATGCCGCCCGTCAGCAGCCTTCGCCGGTGCCGCCGGTCACCCAGCCGCAGGCCTATGCCGAGCCCGAGGACACGGCCGCCAACCCCGGATCGCTGTACAGCGAATCGGACTCGGAGTTCCTGTTCTCCGACAACCGCGCCCGCCGCGTGGGCGACATCGTGCTGGTCAAGGTGGTGGAAACCGACAAGGCCAAGAACAAGGCCGACACCACCGCCGACAAGACCTCCACCAACGAACTGGGTGTCAGCGCCTTTTTCGGCCAGTCCAGCGCGTCCATCAATCCCATGAATCCCGCTGGGGCCTTTGGCGGTGCGGTGGGGGCCAATCCCATCCTCGGCAGCAGTTCCACCTCCAAGCATTCCGCCACCGGCGAAACCAAGCGTGAAAGCACCGTCACCACCACCATCGCCGCCCGCGTGCTGCGCGTGCTGCCCGGCGGCCTGATGGAAGTGGAAGGCGCCCGCGAAACCCGCGTCAACGACGAGACGCAGTACATCGTGGTCAGCGGTCTGGTGCGCGCCCGCGACGTGGCCTCGGACAACTCCGTGACCTCATCGCAAATGGCCAACGCCCGCATCGAGTACTACGGAAAGGGCACCCTGGCGGACAAGCAGAAGCCGGGGTGGTTCACCCGTCTTATGGACAACGTCTGGCCTTTCTAG